In Candidatus Sulfurimonas marisnigri, a single genomic region encodes these proteins:
- a CDS encoding helix-turn-helix domain-containing protein, giving the protein MQESIIFSDKEILLMYKNIGKNVKKCREEKGLSQLQLSHSMGYSSVSLVSAAELASDNKHFNLEHLYKISKILDIELSYLISVNAAE; this is encoded by the coding sequence ATGCAAGAATCTATCATATTTTCTGATAAAGAGATATTATTAATGTATAAAAATATTGGAAAAAATGTTAAGAAATGCAGAGAAGAAAAAGGCTTAAGTCAACTTCAGCTATCACACAGTATGGGGTACAGTTCAGTTAGTTTAGTTTCCGCTGCTGAATTGGCTAGCGATAATAAACACTTCAATTTAGAGCATCTTTACAAAATCTCTAAAATACTAGATATTGAGCTCTCTTATTTAATATCAGTAAATGCTGCCGAATAG